The proteins below come from a single Anaerolineales bacterium genomic window:
- the hypE gene encoding hydrogenase expression/formation protein HypE, with the protein MPDKAKPEARDQVRLQGPVCPLPLRHDEQIVLGHGSGGTMTHNLVRRLFYAAFDNAPLLAGDDSAVLDLPGPGRLALTTDSHIVAPLFFPGGDIGRLAVCGTVNDLAMVGARPLGLTAGFILEEGLPIEVLERLTESMRLAAEEAGIRIVAGDTKVVERGKGDGLFINTSGLGWVPAGREISGGRAQPGDAVLLTGTVGDHGIAVMAARGGLALEIDVLSDVAPLNRLVEGLLAVFPEVHVLRDPTRGGVATALNEIARQSGVAIQLMETTIPINPAVESACELLGLDPLYVANEGKALILLPEAQAQPALELLRSLPYGEGAVQIGTVRPAPAGRVLMRTGIGGTRVVDTLSGEMLPRIC; encoded by the coding sequence ATGCCGGACAAGGCCAAGCCGGAGGCGAGAGATCAGGTGAGGCTGCAGGGACCGGTCTGCCCGCTACCCTTGCGGCATGATGAGCAGATCGTGCTCGGGCACGGCAGCGGCGGGACCATGACCCACAACCTGGTCCGCCGGCTGTTCTACGCAGCCTTCGACAACGCACCCCTGCTGGCGGGCGACGACTCCGCCGTGCTCGACCTGCCCGGCCCAGGCCGGCTGGCGCTCACAACCGACTCCCACATCGTTGCTCCGCTGTTCTTCCCCGGCGGCGACATCGGCCGGCTGGCAGTGTGCGGAACGGTCAACGATCTGGCCATGGTCGGAGCGCGGCCGCTGGGGCTAACGGCCGGATTCATCCTGGAAGAGGGTCTGCCGATCGAGGTGCTCGAGAGGCTGACGGAATCGATGCGGCTGGCGGCCGAGGAGGCCGGCATCCGCATCGTTGCCGGCGATACCAAGGTTGTCGAGCGCGGCAAGGGCGACGGGCTTTTCATCAACACCAGCGGGCTGGGGTGGGTGCCGGCAGGGCGCGAGATTTCCGGCGGGCGAGCCCAGCCGGGGGACGCGGTGCTGCTGACCGGCACGGTCGGTGATCACGGCATCGCCGTGATGGCAGCCCGCGGTGGCCTGGCGCTCGAGATCGATGTCCTTTCGGACGTGGCGCCGCTGAATCGGCTGGTCGAAGGCCTGCTGGCGGTATTCCCGGAGGTGCACGTGCTGCGCGATCCGACGCGCGGTGGAGTAGCAACGGCGCTAAACGAGATCGCCCGCCAAAGCGGCGTGGCGATCCAGCTCATGGAGACGACAATTCCCATCAATCCGGCAGTCGAATCCGCCTGTGAGCTGCTCGGGCTGGATCCGCTGTACGTGGCCAACGAGGGCAAGGCGCTGATCTTGTTGCCCGAAGCGCAAGCCCAGCCGGCGCTGGAACTCCTGCGCTCCCTGCCGTACGGGGAGGGTGCCGTGCAGATTGGCACGGTGCGCCCGGCGCCGGCAGGGCGGGTGCTGATGCGGACTGGCATCGGCGGCACCCGCGTCGTCGACACCCTGTCCGGCGAGATGCTGCCGCGAATCTGCTGA